From the Prosthecobacter sp. SYSU 5D2 genome, the window TGGCGCTGCGCGGCGGCGATGGCGTGACGGGTTTCAGCCACGAGTGACTGGTCTATGGCGAGGGGCTTTTCAATGAAGAGATGCAGCCCGGCGGCCAGGAGGCGGATGGCGATGGGAAGATGAATATGCGCCGGGGTGCATATCACTGCGGCATCATAAGTGGCGGCCTGCAATGCAGCATCCAGTGTGGGGTGGACGGGGACTCCATAGCGGTCCGCCATGGCGGCCTGGAGGGCGGGATTGGTATCGCACGCAGTGACGGTGCAGCGTCCGGTTTTCTGAAAGCAGCGCAGATGTCTTTCTCCGATGCTGCCGCAGCCGATGATGAGGATGGAATGCATGTGGGGAAGTCTGGAGAGATTTACGGAAGATGGAGGAGGGAATTATGAACAAGCTTTGGTCACATGAAGAGACCAGGGGGTCGAATGCCGGATTTATTTCGTGGAGAACGGGAGTGATGGGCGGTCATCGGCGGCGGGACTTGAAAAAGTCGAGGGTGAAGGAGGGATGAATCTTTTGGTAAAAGGCCGCCACGTGACCGGCCTTGGCTTTGATTTTGGGATAGTTCTCGATGGCGGACCAGAAGGCAGGGTCGCCCATGAAGAGGAGGGCGGCGAAAGAATTGAAATCTTCCTCGATGCTGGCTGTGCCGTAGCTGTGTAGAAAGCCTTCCGGGTGCAGTCCGGGATTGATGCGGGTGGAGGCTTTTTTGGCCTTCACGGCTTTCACACCGCTGCCGCCATAGACGAAGCCCTGCGGGTTGAGCTGCTGCCAGGCGGCGGGATCAAAATGTCTGGCGTGGTTTCTGAACAGGATGCTGGAGAACTCCGCGTGGAAGATCCGCTCAAACTGGGCGGTGGTGTACTTTTCATTGCTGACGACATACACGGTGCCGCGTGAATTCGTGCCGCCGGTGCTGACGCCACTGTACCGGAGGGAGCCGACGACATGGACTTTTTTCAGATTTTCCTCCAGAACTTCAGATGGATAGGCAGCTAGGGCTTGAAGGATGAGGGCGCGGCAGCGGGCCTGGTCGGACTCTGGCAAAAGCTGGGCACTGGGATTGGTTTTGGGATTCAGCCAGGCTTCGGGGAAGATTTTTGAATCTGCCCGGTCAACGATGACCTCGGTAGCCTGACCGAAGGTGGTGATGATCAAAGAGAGTGCGAGGAGGCGGTACTTGTTCATCGGGAGGCTGCGGGTGAGACGCAGCTTACTAACAATGCCTTGGCATTTTTTGCAAACCTGGGGTTTGCAGGGTGCCGCTGGCCGGGCTCGAACCGGCAAGGGAGTTACCTCCCGGCAGATTTTAAGTCTGCTGTGTTTACCATTTCACCACAACGGCATGATGAGTTGAAGGGGAGATTGTAGCGTGATTTGGCCAGGGGCCAAAGGGTTTCATTCCAGATAAATGAGTTCGTTGGCATTCAGCAGTGCGCGACAGAAGGCGGTGGTGCCGTGGATATGGATGAAAGCAGCTGCGGCTTTTTGCTCTTTTGGGGTGGGTAGTCGCTGGAAGGCGAGGGCGTAAGCTTCCGTGACGGGATCTGCCTCCTGCAAACGGGAGGCGAGGGCGGTGGCCATGTCCAGGGTGAAGCTGTGATTCAGCAGGGTGAGGGCCTGGAGCGGGGTGGTGGTATTCGCACGGCGGGGGGAGGCGAAGGAGATGTCGGGGAGGTCGAAGTCATTGAGGACATCCACGACGCTGGCGCGGGCATTTTGATGATAAACGGCGCGGCGGTAGGTCTCGGGGCCGTGGGCATCGAGAGGGAAGTAGGTGCTGACGTTGTTTTGGGTGAATTTATACAGGCGGAAGCCGGGGCCGCCGGCGGGGGTGAGGCGCAGTTGGCCGGCGGTGGCGAGGAGGGTATCGCGGATTTCCTCGGCGGTGAGGCGGCGGGGCGGGAAGCGCCAAAGGAGGCGGGCATCCTGGTCTGCCTGCGCGGCCTCCTGCCGGTAGCTGCCGGACTGGCGGTAGCTGCGGGAGAGGAGGATCTCCCGATGGAGCGGCTTGAGCTTCCAGCCATGATGGAGGAGGCGCTGGGCGAGATAATCCAGCAACTCCGGATGGGTGGGCTGGCTGCCGAGGTAACCGAAATCGCTGGGCGTATCCACCAGGCCGGTACCGAAGTGATACTGCCAGACGCGGTTGGCCAGGACACGGGCGGTGAGGGCGTTCTCATCGCTGGTGATCCAGCGGGCGAGGGCGAGACGGCGCTCGCTCTGCGGGGCGTCCACGGGCAGTTCAAAGGCAGGCGTGATCTGGTCCAGCACCTGAAGACTGGCGGGCTGCACGGGATCGCCGGGTTTCATGGGGTCGCCGCCTTTGTCAACCAAGGTGGGTCCTGCAGGCTGGGTGTGATTGCCCACCCAGGCCTGAGGGAGCGGGGGAACGGCAGTGATGGCGGCCTGGACGGTGGCGATCTGTTTCTTCAGCCCAGTTAGCTGGCTTTTTTCTTCGGGCGTGATGATCTGCTGGCTGATTTTGGCGATGCCATGGGCGGGGGACCAGGACTCGCGGCCTTCGTCGCTGGCGACTGTCTGCCAAGTTTTACCATCCATGGAAACCTGCACTTCATACTCGCAAGGGGTGGCTCCTCGGGCTCTGCTGTCGTCCATGTCCTTGCCGCCACGGTTGTTGATGAAGGTGATGCGGTTAATGGATTCCGGTTGCGGGAAGGTGAGGGTGAGGATGGCGGGGTTGCCGATGAACCATTGCTCGCCCAAACTGCCGTCAATGCAGAGATGCGGACCGTAGGCCTCGGGGAAGTCTTCGGCGGTGGCGGATTTGGCTCCTGCGGCGGTGCTGCCGTGGCTGGCGAGGGCGACGTTGTGATCCGGTTTCGTGGCGCTCCAGACCTGGAACTCGGTGAGGCGGCCGGACACTTTTTTATCCTTGCTGTCGCCGGTGGTGGCCTGGATGACAAACCGGAGATGGCGGGCCTGGACGGGAGGAAAGGATTCGTCGGTGCCGTGGGGATCAATCTTCGGGCGCGTGGGCTTTTGCTGGGCGAGGGCGGCTTTGGCGCGTTTTTCGATGCTGGCTTCGAGTGCGGTTTTGTCCTTGGTGAGGGCGGCCTGTTTTTCAACCAGGGGTTTCATGGCGGCAGCGTGGGCAGCGCGTTGCTCGGCACTGGCGACGACACGGCGTCCATGGACGACGCCCTCAAAGGCGGCACGCAGGCGGTAATAGTCCTCGGTGGGAATGGGATCGAACTTGTGATGGTGGCAGCGTGCGCAATTGATTGTTAGGCCAAGGAAGGCACCGCCTGTGGCGGTGATGATGTCATCCAGGGTGGCGGCGCGGATGTTCTTTTTGGCCACGGGATCCTGATTGCCGACGTCATCATAAGGCCCGGCGACGAGGAAGGCACTGGCGACTTCGACAGCAGGATTGTCCTTGCCGATGACATCGCCAGCGAGGTGCTCCTGAATGAACTGGTTGAAGGGTTTGTCATCGTTGATGGAGCGGATGACGTAATCCCGGAAGGGCCAGAGGTCATCAATAATGAAGTTGCGCTCGAAGCCGTTGCTCTCACCAAAACGCACGACATCCAGCCAGTGTCGGCCCCATTGCTCACCATAC encodes:
- a CDS encoding DUF1553 domain-containing protein, which translates into the protein MKPVLFLLTVFSLPVLAADDIAFFEQKVRPVLVEHCYSCHSAEAKKLKGNLYLDSKAGWEKGGDSGEPSIIPGRPEDSLLIRSIRHLEEDLEMPPKKPRLPDAVIADLVTWVQMGAPDPRTGAQVEAKRADKSWWSLQPLGKTFAHKDVDAFITARLDEKGLSQNPPADARSLIRRMSYDVTGLPPTPDEVTTFAAAFQADPDRATAALADRLLASPQYGEQWGRHWLDVVRFGESNGFERNFIIDDLWPFRDYVIRSINDDKPFNQFIQEHLAGDVIGKDNPAVEVASAFLVAGPYDDVGNQDPVAKKNIRAATLDDIITATGGAFLGLTINCARCHHHKFDPIPTEDYYRLRAAFEGVVHGRRVVASAEQRAAHAAAMKPLVEKQAALTKDKTALEASIEKRAKAALAQQKPTRPKIDPHGTDESFPPVQARHLRFVIQATTGDSKDKKVSGRLTEFQVWSATKPDHNVALASHGSTAAGAKSATAEDFPEAYGPHLCIDGSLGEQWFIGNPAILTLTFPQPESINRITFINNRGGKDMDDSRARGATPCEYEVQVSMDGKTWQTVASDEGRESWSPAHGIAKISQQIITPEEKSQLTGLKKQIATVQAAITAVPPLPQAWVGNHTQPAGPTLVDKGGDPMKPGDPVQPASLQVLDQITPAFELPVDAPQSERRLALARWITSDENALTARVLANRVWQYHFGTGLVDTPSDFGYLGSQPTHPELLDYLAQRLLHHGWKLKPLHREILLSRSYRQSGSYRQEAAQADQDARLLWRFPPRRLTAEEIRDTLLATAGQLRLTPAGGPGFRLYKFTQNNVSTYFPLDAHGPETYRRAVYHQNARASVVDVLNDFDLPDISFASPRRANTTTPLQALTLLNHSFTLDMATALASRLQEADPVTEAYALAFQRLPTPKEQKAAAAFIHIHGTTAFCRALLNANELIYLE